The Sphingomonas sinipercae genome contains a region encoding:
- a CDS encoding isopenicillin N synthase family dioxygenase, giving the protein MATTADNIASVSLRDADSDPDAFADKLGRSFEEFGFAVLGDHGIPDELIERAEEKAKAFFALREEQKHEYHIAGGGGARGYTPFGIETAKGHKAHDLKEFWHVGRDLPEGHKFRDHMPDNIWPAEVQSFRDTFTELFATFDRVGLKVLKAIARYLDVDENYFEDAVREGNSVLRMLHYPPQTEPTGEHIRAGAHEDINAITLLLGAEEAGLELLTRDGRWIPVSPKPGQMVINIGDMLQRLTNGRLRSTSHRVVNPSPDRASNARYSMPFFLHFRSDFLIEPLPGTVAAGQEPKWPPVTANDYLQERLREINLA; this is encoded by the coding sequence ATGGCCACTACTGCAGACAACATCGCCTCGGTCTCGCTGCGCGACGCCGACTCCGACCCGGACGCCTTCGCCGACAAGCTCGGCCGGAGCTTTGAGGAATTTGGCTTCGCCGTCCTGGGCGACCACGGCATCCCGGACGAGCTGATCGAACGCGCCGAAGAGAAAGCCAAAGCCTTCTTCGCGCTGCGGGAAGAGCAAAAGCACGAGTATCACATTGCCGGCGGTGGCGGTGCGCGCGGCTACACGCCGTTCGGGATCGAGACCGCAAAGGGCCACAAGGCGCACGACCTGAAAGAGTTCTGGCACGTCGGCCGCGACCTGCCCGAGGGCCATAAGTTCCGGGACCATATGCCCGACAACATCTGGCCAGCGGAGGTGCAAAGCTTTCGCGACACGTTCACCGAGCTGTTCGCGACGTTCGACCGCGTCGGGCTGAAGGTGCTCAAGGCGATCGCCCGCTACCTCGACGTCGATGAAAACTATTTCGAGGACGCCGTCCGCGAGGGCAATTCGGTGTTGCGGATGCTCCACTATCCGCCGCAGACCGAGCCGACCGGCGAGCATATCCGCGCCGGCGCGCACGAGGACATCAACGCCATCACCCTCCTGCTCGGCGCCGAGGAAGCCGGTCTGGAGCTGCTGACCCGCGACGGCCGCTGGATCCCGGTCTCGCCGAAGCCGGGGCAGATGGTGATCAACATCGGCGACATGTTGCAGCGGCTGACCAACGGGCGGCTGCGCTCGACCTCGCACCGGGTCGTCAACCCGTCGCCCGACCGTGCCAGCAATGCGCGCTATTCGATGCCCTTCTTCCTCCATTTCCGGAGCGATTTCCTGATCGAACCCTTGCCCGGCACGGTCGCCGCAGGTCAGGAACCGAAGTGGCCGCCGGTCACGGCCAACGATTACCTCCAGGAACGGCTACGCGAGATCAATCTGGCCTGA
- a CDS encoding NupC/NupG family nucleoside CNT transporter translates to MNSKLLGIAGVVVILAIALLFSTNRRGIRLRVVGAAFALQAFIAFLVLYTNWGRAGIETLASGVANLLGYANKGTEFLFGPSASNPLANTFAIAALPVIIFFAALVSILYYLGIMQRIVRWVGGAIGWITGIGRVEALGSAANIFVGQSESPLVVRPYLAALPPARLFTLMVVGMAGVAGTILAAYAALLGEAYLPYLLAAAFMSAPGGILMAKIIMPDDDSAADELPLAGGASAEDQVDVAETFEEGERPANIIMAAAQGAQTGVKLAVAVGAMVLAFVALVALANGLLGGLGNMVGVPDLSFQRLVGLVFAPVMYLIGVPWNEAGIAGGLFGTKIVLNEFVAFIDLGNAQGAAAGLSERGRAIVTFALCGFANFSSIAIQMAVTGGLAPNQRPVIARLGIRALIAGSLANLMSAALAGLMLP, encoded by the coding sequence ATGAACAGCAAGCTGCTCGGCATCGCCGGGGTCGTCGTTATCCTGGCCATCGCTCTCCTGTTTTCGACCAACCGACGCGGCATTCGCCTGCGGGTTGTCGGCGCCGCCTTCGCGTTACAGGCGTTCATCGCCTTCCTCGTGCTTTACACAAACTGGGGCCGCGCCGGCATCGAGACGCTTGCAAGCGGCGTCGCCAACCTGCTGGGCTACGCCAACAAGGGCACCGAATTCCTGTTCGGGCCGAGCGCCAGCAACCCGCTTGCCAACACCTTCGCGATCGCCGCCCTGCCGGTCATCATCTTCTTCGCCGCGCTCGTCTCGATCCTCTACTATCTCGGCATCATGCAGCGCATCGTCCGCTGGGTCGGAGGCGCGATCGGCTGGATCACCGGAATCGGCCGGGTCGAAGCGCTTGGCTCGGCCGCGAACATCTTCGTCGGCCAGTCCGAATCGCCATTGGTCGTGCGTCCCTATCTCGCCGCCCTGCCGCCCGCCCGCCTGTTCACCTTGATGGTGGTCGGCATGGCCGGTGTCGCGGGAACGATCCTGGCGGCTTATGCGGCGCTGCTTGGCGAGGCCTACCTGCCTTACCTGCTCGCCGCCGCCTTCATGTCGGCGCCGGGCGGCATCCTGATGGCCAAGATCATCATGCCCGACGACGATTCAGCGGCTGATGAGTTGCCGCTTGCCGGCGGTGCATCCGCCGAAGACCAGGTCGATGTCGCCGAAACCTTCGAGGAAGGGGAGCGGCCGGCAAATATCATCATGGCGGCGGCTCAGGGCGCGCAGACCGGCGTCAAACTGGCCGTCGCCGTCGGCGCGATGGTGCTCGCTTTCGTCGCCCTCGTCGCTCTAGCCAACGGCCTCCTCGGTGGCCTCGGCAACATGGTCGGCGTCCCCGACCTCAGCTTCCAGCGCCTGGTCGGCTTGGTGTTCGCGCCGGTGATGTATCTGATCGGCGTGCCCTGGAACGAAGCGGGCATCGCCGGCGGGCTGTTCGGCACCAAGATCGTGCTCAACGAATTCGTCGCCTTCATCGACCTTGGCAATGCCCAGGGCGCCGCTGCGGGCCTCAGCGAACGCGGCCGTGCCATCGTCACCTTCGCGCTGTGCGGCTTTGCCAATTTCAGCTCGATCGCGATCCAGATGGCGGTGACCGGGGGGCTCGCGCCAAACCAGCGGCCGGTGATCGCCCGCTTGGGCATTCGCGCGCTGATCGCCGGCAGTCTCGCCAACCTGATGAGCGCAGCGCTCGCCGGTTTGATGCTGCCCTGA
- a CDS encoding TIGR00730 family Rossman fold protein, with protein MNRVAVYCGSAAGSGSIFADSARDLAATMVGAGVDLVYGGGRLGLMGIVADAVLEQGGRVYGVIPEALVNLEVAHTGVTELHTVANMHERKAKMTDLADGFIALPGGIGTLDELFEAWSWNALGYHAKPFCLLNVDGFWDGMIAFLDHAAACGFMSPKRRQQLLVADTPVEALEKLDEAAAAATQGMVW; from the coding sequence GTGAACCGAGTCGCGGTCTATTGCGGCTCGGCGGCCGGTAGCGGCAGCATCTTCGCCGATTCCGCGCGCGACCTTGCCGCGACGATGGTCGGCGCCGGCGTCGACCTCGTTTACGGCGGTGGCCGTCTCGGCCTGATGGGCATCGTCGCCGACGCCGTACTGGAACAAGGCGGCCGGGTGTACGGAGTCATCCCGGAGGCGCTGGTCAACCTGGAGGTCGCGCACACCGGCGTTACCGAGCTCCACACGGTTGCCAACATGCACGAGCGCAAGGCCAAGATGACCGACCTTGCGGACGGCTTCATCGCCTTGCCGGGCGGCATCGGAACGCTCGATGAATTATTCGAAGCGTGGAGCTGGAACGCGCTTGGTTACCACGCCAAGCCCTTCTGCCTGCTCAATGTCGACGGCTTTTGGGATGGTATGATTGCCTTCCTCGATCACGCCGCCGCCTGCGGCTTCATGTCACCCAAGCGGCGCCAGCAGCTGCTTGTCGCCGACACCCCGGTCGAAGCGCTTGAAAAGCTGGACGAAGCCGCCGCAGCCGCTACGCAGGGCATGGTCTGGTAG
- a CDS encoding adenosine kinase yields MTSCSLDVVAIGDAIVDVIATCDDAFLVARGLRKGSMQLLDTDAADDLYSAMGVAREMSGGSAANSMAGVAALGGRAAFIGQVASDQLGEIFTHDMRALGVRFDTPPIGDDLPTGRCLILVTPDAQRTMNTSPGASHELTVAALDEDLIRSAAVTFLEGYLWGPEKPREAMLHAARLAHDAGRKVAFTLSESLCIAGRREGVLGMIDGGVVDILFANEDEALLLAGTDDIETALAALRPKVETLVVTCGADGALAMRGPDRVTVSAAPVDKVVDTTGAGDLFAAGFLTAHSRGHGLERCLEAGAQAAAEIISHFGARPEADLKQLVRL; encoded by the coding sequence GTGACTTCCTGCAGCCTTGATGTCGTCGCCATCGGCGATGCGATCGTCGACGTCATCGCGACCTGCGACGACGCCTTCCTGGTCGCAAGGGGCCTGCGCAAGGGTTCGATGCAGCTGCTCGACACCGACGCCGCCGACGACCTTTATTCCGCGATGGGCGTCGCTCGCGAGATGAGCGGCGGTTCGGCCGCCAACAGCATGGCGGGCGTGGCCGCGCTCGGCGGCCGGGCGGCCTTTATCGGCCAGGTGGCGAGCGACCAGCTCGGCGAAATTTTCACCCACGACATGCGGGCGCTCGGGGTCCGGTTCGACACGCCGCCGATCGGAGACGACCTGCCGACCGGGCGTTGCCTGATCCTCGTCACACCCGATGCGCAGCGGACGATGAACACCAGCCCGGGCGCGAGCCACGAGCTGACCGTCGCGGCCTTGGACGAGGATCTGATCCGCTCCGCAGCGGTCACCTTCCTCGAAGGTTATCTGTGGGGTCCGGAAAAGCCGCGCGAGGCGATGCTGCACGCCGCACGCCTCGCTCATGATGCCGGCCGCAAGGTCGCTTTCACCTTGTCCGAGAGCCTGTGCATCGCCGGCCGTCGCGAGGGCGTTTTGGGAATGATCGACGGCGGCGTCGTCGACATTCTCTTCGCCAACGAGGACGAAGCGCTGTTGCTTGCCGGCACCGACGACATCGAAACCGCCTTGGCCGCGCTGCGGCCGAAAGTGGAAACGCTGGTCGTCACCTGCGGCGCCGATGGTGCGCTGGCCATGCGCGGACCTGACCGCGTGACGGTTTCGGCGGCGCCGGTCGACAAGGTGGTCGACACGACCGGAGCCGGCGACCTGTTCGCCGCGGGCTTCCTCACCGCCCATAGCCGAGGTCACGGCCTTGAGCGCTGCCTCGAAGCCGGAGCGCAGGCCGCCGCGGAAATCATTTCCCACTTCGGCGCTCGTCCCGAGGCCGACCTCAAGCAGCTGGTTCGGCTGTGA
- a CDS encoding queuosine precursor transporter, with translation MAIETKADAGTRDTLISRSLFAFAIFYGGMVCIAGVLGNKQVSLGPLAVEAGIFAFLLLVVTSSAVAELQGRSTANRLVIIGFIPLLVSLLLTLVVLWIPASPEMAPDRLGAFNTMMSATPRIWLGGIIAYGTSQLLNVTIFTWLKREGGKMLWARSAIASVLSQALDTLIFITVAFYGVFPIQSLLFGQLIAKVTLSIILVPPLVYLFVWLGRRLDGVSRTTHS, from the coding sequence ATGGCAATCGAGACCAAAGCCGACGCCGGCACCCGCGACACCCTTATCAGCCGCTCCTTGTTCGCCTTCGCGATTTTCTATGGCGGCATGGTCTGCATTGCCGGCGTGCTTGGCAACAAGCAGGTGTCCCTCGGGCCGCTGGCGGTCGAGGCGGGCATCTTCGCCTTCCTGCTGCTGGTGGTGACGTCGAGCGCAGTCGCCGAGCTGCAGGGCCGGAGCACGGCGAATCGCCTGGTGATCATCGGCTTCATTCCGCTGCTCGTGTCGCTGTTGCTGACTCTTGTCGTGCTCTGGATCCCGGCGTCGCCGGAAATGGCCCCCGATCGCCTTGGCGCCTTCAATACGATGATGAGCGCAACGCCCCGGATCTGGCTTGGGGGCATCATCGCCTATGGGACGTCGCAGCTGCTCAACGTGACGATCTTTACCTGGCTCAAGCGCGAAGGCGGAAAGATGCTGTGGGCCCGGTCCGCGATCGCCAGCGTGCTGAGCCAGGCGCTGGACACGCTGATCTTCATCACCGTCGCTTTTTACGGCGTGTTCCCAATCCAGTCGCTGCTGTTCGGCCAGTTGATCGCCAAGGTGACCTTGTCGATCATCCTGGTGCCGCCATTGGTCTATCTCTTCGTCTGGCTAGGGCGCCGGCTGGACGGGGTTTCACGCACTACCCACAGCTAA